The Acidimicrobiales bacterium sequence GCTCGAGAAGGAGATCCCGACCAAGCAGCTCTCGGTGTTGTGCTACCTCGCCTACCACCGAGACGTCTCCTCGCAACGACTCCGAGACGCCTTCTGGCCAACGGCGACGAACCGCTCCACCGCTGACAACGCACTCAGCCAGCTCCGAACGGCTCTCGGCACCGGCGACGACGGCGAGCAGCGCCTCACGGCCGCCACCAACACGGGGAACTACGAGCTGAGTGATGAGGTCGGCTGCGACTGGACCCGAGCCTCCGCGCTCATCACTGAAGCCAAGAAGCGTTCCGACGAGGATGCCGCGGATCTCCTTGACGCGGCGCTCAGCGTCCTCAGCGGCAGCCCAGGCGCCGACTGCGCCCCAGGTTCATTCGACTGGCTGAATGAGGATCCGTCGGTGTACCGCCGAATCGAGAGCGAGGTCGTTGATGCCAGCCACAGGCTTGGAGAGATTCTCCTCGACCAAGGGAGGGCTGATCAGGCTGCCGAGGCGGCGGATCGCGGACTCATCCTCGTGCCCGGACACGAGGCGCTCTACCGGATCAAGCTTCGTGCCGCGACCGCCGAGAGAGCGTTCGACGAAGTCGAGTTGCTGTACAGCGAGCTCTGCGCTCGCCTCTCCGATGGGGGTTGCTGGGAAACGCCGGACAAGGAGACAGAAGCGATCATCGCCGCCGCCAGGCTTCAGCGAGCGAGTTGATCAGACGGTTCGGAGATGCCGCGACACCCCTCATCATCGGGTTGGTCCAGCGGAGGGTCTATGGGCACTCCGTCGGCCTCGCAAACCGTAGGGCGTAGGCAGGCAAGCGGGCGATTTACAGGGCCAGCTTGGGCAGAGCAGCGATGATGTCGAGTGTCTTCATCGAGACGGTGACGACCCGCCCGACGAGGTCGAGGATGTAGGTGGGGTCGTCGTGCTCGGTGGCCCAGTCGTTGGGGTCGTTGGTGATGCCGGATGCCTTGTCGGTCTTGATTCGCCACGACTCCATCACCCAGGCAATTGCGGAGCGCGATCCCAGTTCGTAGCCATACGCCGCCTCCGGGATGCCCTCGATCGTGATGCGGTCGTTGTAGACGATCCGGGTCCGGTCGTCGACCTTGGCCCCGGTCGCCGGGTCCGTGACCTTCGGGTGCTTCATCTTCGTGATCCGGTAGGCATCGGCGCTGGCGGGGTCGAACCCGTCGGCGGTCACGAAGGTCAGGTCGGGCCACACCTCAACGTCCTCGTACTCAGTGTGAAGCGTGGCCAGCCCGCGGCCAGCGTTCGAGAATCCCCAGAAGCCCTCGGCTGTCGGCACCTGCGGGATACGTGGAAGCGACTTCTTCAGGTCGGCAGCGAAAGCGGTGCGATAGGCAGGTGAGTGCAGGATGCCGTAGACGTAGAAGAAGATGTCGTCCTTCTCGATCGTCTGATCCAGTGCGCGGTACACGCCCAGGGCGTGGTCAGTGACGTTGTGCTGCCACCCAAGCTCTGGCGTGAAGAGCCCAGGGGGCTGGTCGGACGCCGAGCTAGGCGGATCGAAGACTCGGTGGGCGAGCATGAGAGTGGCGCTTGAGGCGTACAGCCCGGAATCGATCACGCGATTTGTCATCAGGGCGGAGAAGGGCGGGGCCATCGAGCCCGGCGGGGGAACACAGATCGCCAGGGTGGCGGCGGCTCGGTTGGGGTACAAGCGCCTTGCGAGCGACGAGCGGTTCACGAGGGCAGGAGCCGCGTTCACCGATCGCGGGTGGAACGGCCGGTAGAGTCCCTCCAGGACGTCGATGTCCGTGCGAGGGTCGTAGGGACGCCCACTTGCCAACCGGCGGTAGTCCCGATCGGTCCACTTGAACAGCCTCTCGGAGCGGAGCTCAGATGGGAGCGTCGCTTCGGTAAGTCCGGCGCGAACTGCGTCATTGAAGACGTCGATCATCGCGGCCTGCCGGATCAACAACTGGGACTCCGAGCTGCTGAAACTCCAGGCATCTCTCCCTGTCTTAAGCCCTGTCGACCGAAGACCGAACAGGGATGGCCCTCCGTCCTCCGGGAGTGCAGACAGGTGCTCGGTGAACGAGTCGGATCGCTGGTTGATCCAATCGCCGTACACGTTGGGTGCCAGCGTCTCCCATGGCTCCTCGGCGATCGAAGGAGGTCTATCGACGGCGGGCAGGATCGACTGTGCCAGGGTGCTGAGCTTCTCGTCTCTGGTGAGACGTTCCCCGATCTCTCGGTAGTGGAGCACAGCACCGGAATCGGCCGCTGCGCCGGGTTCCTTCACCATCAGCGAGATGGCCACCGTCGCTTGGCTCCCAGCATCGAAGATCTTCCCTCCCTCCTTCCGCCAGTCGCTCTTGCGCTGGTTGCCGCGAAGGTTGAAGACGTAGAGGTGGTGGAACTCTTGAGCGACGGATAGCCGAAAGCCATCGAACGTGTTGTCATCGATGAACCCGCCATTGGTCACGAAAGCGACGATGCCTCCGTGCGGCGACCTGAGCAGCCGGTCAGACGCCCACCGGAACGCGCGGACGTACGAGTCATAGAGGCTGTTCTTGAGCTTGGCTGTCGATCGGTTGGCATAGGTCGACGTGATCGAGGCGTCGAGCTGTGGGTACTTGAGGTTGGCGTTGTCATCGTTGGCTGATTCCTGCCCGGCTGAGTAGGGCGGGTTGCCGAGGATCACACGGATATCGAGCTTCCGTTGGGCGACGGCGCGCTCGTTGTTGACCGGGAATACGTCGAGCGCGCCAGACCCTTCCCCGGCTTCACCGAGCTGGAACGTGTCGGCGAGGACGATGCCGGGGAACGGCTCGTAGCCCGGATCGGTGCTGCCGAGGCGGGCGGCCTCCTGCCGGTAGGTGGCCTCGATATTCACTGCGGCGATGTAGTAGGCGAGGAGCAGGATCTCGTTGGCGTGCAGTTCGCCAGCGAACTTGCGGGCCAGGTCGTGGGGCTTGATGAAGCCGGACTGGATCAGTCGCGCAATGAAGGTCCCGGTGCCGGTGAAGGGGTCGAGGACATGCACCCCCTCGTCGGACAATGACGCTCCGTCGAAGTGCTCGTGTAGGGCGGCTTCGACGGCGCGGATTATAAAGTCGACGACCTCAATGGGCGTGTAGACGATGCCGAGAGAGTCGGCAACCTTGGGGAAGGCGATCTTGAAGAACCGGCCGTAGAGGTCCTTGATGATCTTCTGACGGGCTTCGCCATCGTCCGGATGGATGCCCTCGACCCGGCGCTGGATCGAGCGGTAGAAGCCGTCGAGCTTTTCCGTCTCGGCCTCGAGGTTGTGGGCGTCGAGCACCTCGGCGATCCCTGTCATTGCCTGCGAAACCGGGTTGGCGGTGGCGAAGGAGTCGTCGCCGAACAGAGCGGTGAAGATTGGGCGAGTGATGAGGTGTTGGGACACCATGCTGACGGCGTCGTCGTCGCTGATGCCGTCGTTCAGGGTGGCCCGCAGCTCCGTCACGAACTCGTCGAACGACGTTTTCGCCGCCGGCTGGGCCGCGAGGATCGAGCGGATCCGGGTCTCGTGGCTGGCGGCGATGGCGGCGACGTCGCGGGCCCAGTCTTCCCAGTAGGTGCGTGTGCCGACCTTGGCGACGATCTTCGAGTAGATCGCCCCGGTCCACTCCTCATAGGTGAACATCGACCCCTGCTCGATGTCGGGTCCGTCGACGGGGACGACCACGACCTTGCCGTCGGGATCGGGGCCACCTGTGCCGAGAGCGATCTGGTTGATGTAGGCGTTGAACCGCTCGTCGTGGGCGCGTAGCGCCTGGAGTACTTCCCAGACAGCGTCGTAGTCCTTGTTCTTGTCCAGCGCCGTCGCCGGGTCAAGACCTGCTGGAACTGCGACGGGGAGGATGACGTAGCCGAGCTGCTTGCCGGGCGGCTTGCGCATCACGCGCCCGACAGCTTGGACGATGTCGATTCGGGACTTGCGGGGGGTCAGGAACATCACCGCGTCGAGCGCCGGGACGTCAACACCTTCAGTGAGGCACTTGGCGTTGGTGAGCACGCGACACTCGCCCTCGGGCGGGGTCTCCTTGAGCCAGCGGATGTCGGCCCTACGGGACGAGATCTTGTCGGTGCCGTCGACGTGGCGAGTCGGGACTCGCAGAGGAGCGATGTCCTCGCCGTCAGACTCGAGCTGGTCGAAGTAGGCCTCGGCCACCTGGTCGAACTGGGAGGCGAACCGCTCGGATTCTTTGATGTTCGACCAGAACGCCACGGCTCGCTGCATCGGCATTTCACCTGGTCTGAATCCGGCGCCGCCCTGGCCCGGGAGCTTGGCCAGGGCCGAGAGGCAGCCGACGAAGCGGGCCACATCCGGCAAGGTCATGATGCCGTCTCCTTCGGAGAGGAGCTGCTGGAACGAGTTGGAGATCGCCGTTTCGTTGACGGCCAGGATGAGCACTCGGTAGTCAGCCAAGAGGCCCTGCTCGACGGCCTCGCCGAAGCCGAGCCGGTGGAGCTCGGGACCGAAGAAGTCAGCGTCGTCCATGCTCGCGAGCACGGCGTCGTGCTCCGCGGCGGCGTCTCTCGCGTTGGGCTTGAACAGGCGGGGCGTGGCGGTCATGTAGAGCCGTTTCGCTGCCGGTATGCGGGTGTCATCGTGGACGATCGAGAACACCTTGTTGGCCTCGCCCACCGATGCCACCCCAGCCGTGCGGTGGGCTTCGTCGCAAATCACCAAGTCGAAGACCAGGCCTGTCTCGCTCTGCAGGGTTTCGATGACCTCGATCGACTGGTAGGTGGAGAACACCACCGTCATCGTCCCGTCGTCGGGCTCGTGGACGTTCGCCTCGACCAGCGCCGAAGGGTCCGTCGTGGCCGGGATCACCACGTCGTGGGTCGTGGCGTTGTCAGCCGTGTCGGCCTTCCCCGCCGTCGCATCCGAACACACGGCGAACGGCCGAATCGCCACGGTCGCCTCGGCGGTCCACTCCTTGAGCGACTGGGCGACAAGCGCGATGGACGGAGCGAGGAACA is a genomic window containing:
- a CDS encoding type ISP restriction/modification enzyme, translated to MAHAFRTDRTFAKQFTDVWLWEEWPGKTTVDIGVDLVARAPDGGLIAIQCKCYDPQATLDKGDVDSFISESSKAHWARRIIVSTTDKWSKHAEEALEGHTIPIERLGVDHLDAMTVDWSTYDITNPKGLKATARHVLRPHQEVAVEKVRAGLAEYDRGKLVMACGTGKTFTALRIAEDVAGPGKSVLFLAPSIALVAQSLKEWTAEATVAIRPFAVCSDATAGKADTADNATTHDVVIPATTDPSALVEANVHEPDDGTMTVVFSTYQSIEVIETLQSETGLVFDLVICDEAHRTAGVASVGEANKVFSIVHDDTRIPAAKRLYMTATPRLFKPNARDAAAEHDAVLASMDDADFFGPELHRLGFGEAVEQGLLADYRVLILAVNETAISNSFQQLLSEGDGIMTLPDVARFVGCLSALAKLPGQGGAGFRPGEMPMQRAVAFWSNIKESERFASQFDQVAEAYFDQLESDGEDIAPLRVPTRHVDGTDKISSRRADIRWLKETPPEGECRVLTNAKCLTEGVDVPALDAVMFLTPRKSRIDIVQAVGRVMRKPPGKQLGYVILPVAVPAGLDPATALDKNKDYDAVWEVLQALRAHDERFNAYINQIALGTGGPDPDGKVVVVPVDGPDIEQGSMFTYEEWTGAIYSKIVAKVGTRTYWEDWARDVAAIAASHETRIRSILAAQPAAKTSFDEFVTELRATLNDGISDDDAVSMVSQHLITRPIFTALFGDDSFATANPVSQAMTGIAEVLDAHNLEAETEKLDGFYRSIQRRVEGIHPDDGEARQKIIKDLYGRFFKIAFPKVADSLGIVYTPIEVVDFIIRAVEAALHEHFDGASLSDEGVHVLDPFTGTGTFIARLIQSGFIKPHDLARKFAGELHANEILLLAYYIAAVNIEATYRQEAARLGSTDPGYEPFPGIVLADTFQLGEAGEGSGALDVFPVNNERAVAQRKLDIRVILGNPPYSAGQESANDDNANLKYPQLDASITSTYANRSTAKLKNSLYDSYVRAFRWASDRLLRSPHGGIVAFVTNGGFIDDNTFDGFRLSVAQEFHHLYVFNLRGNQRKSDWRKEGGKIFDAGSQATVAISLMVKEPGAAADSGAVLHYREIGERLTRDEKLSTLAQSILPAVDRPPSIAEEPWETLAPNVYGDWINQRSDSFTEHLSALPEDGGPSLFGLRSTGLKTGRDAWSFSSSESQLLIRQAAMIDVFNDAVRAGLTEATLPSELRSERLFKWTDRDYRRLASGRPYDPRTDIDVLEGLYRPFHPRSVNAAPALVNRSSLARRLYPNRAAATLAICVPPPGSMAPPFSALMTNRVIDSGLYASSATLMLAHRVFDPPSSASDQPPGLFTPELGWQHNVTDHALGVYRALDQTIEKDDIFFYVYGILHSPAYRTAFAADLKKSLPRIPQVPTAEGFWGFSNAGRGLATLHTEYEDVEVWPDLTFVTADGFDPASADAYRITKMKHPKVTDPATGAKVDDRTRIVYNDRITIEGIPEAAYGYELGSRSAIAWVMESWRIKTDKASGITNDPNDWATEHDDPTYILDLVGRVVTVSMKTLDIIAALPKLAL